CAATATAAATAAAGACTGTATTTTGATTGAAATAGTTAGAATATCTAAAATTTGTTATATGGTAGAATTGCATTGGCAATAAAAATGCGGTATGATAAACGGAATATTTAGTCGGCCTTGCAAATAAAACGCAACAtgattaaaatatatgtaaattatctTTATGACTTGAAGATGTCTAAAATTCAGCTTTAGGATTAGTTTCTCTAATGAGatattaagataagataagaaattgtttattatagtggCATGTGCATTCATAATATAACTATATCAATAAATCCTAATACCAAAACACAGCCGGTCCAATGGGCCTATAAGGCACCTTATTTATTAACAATGTATAATGTAATTTGAtgatatttatgtataaatagaTATGGCAGACATTCAGTGTATATTTcaatatatgtttaaacaaaagaCGAACCAACAAGTGCGATCAAAGCATGAACAGTAAGACAATAGCATACATAAAATTAACTGATCTATGacaatatttatatcaaaatgttataacatatatGCGATAATTGACTCCACAAGCAAAtattgtctttcttaattctaaaCAGTGTAAGATTTGCAGATTCAGACACTTTCCCAGTGCTTTATTACATTTGCTCGGGAGAACCTAACAGCGAAGATGCATTTCTTTCTCTTTCCAACAATGTTGATAATTATAATGGCTACCATTGGACAGTCATGTTGGATGGTAGCTGCAAATGAACCAGTATGTTCAAGATTTGACTATGAGGaaaaattattagaaaaaatGGTTAGATCGGAGATAAAACTTGAACAAATGGTAGAAGAGatgaagaaaacaaaagaaagtgTGGCGACCATAGCGACAAACATGCAGCAGAGAGCTGAAAACATGGAAAGTAATTCCATTCGATTGCAAGGACTTACTAACGAGACTTTGACAAGGTTCGGCGAGGATATATCGAAAGAGAAGAACAAACTAACAGCACTTTTGACCAAGGCTTTGACAAGGTTCACTGAGGATATAGCAGAGGAAAAGAACAAACTAACAGCACTAGCAGAGAGTAAGTATattatagataaataaaatagGTTTATTACCTTAAAAATACCTATATATTCCAATGTAACTTAATCTTATATTTGATACGAAATAAGAATATATTAATACTAATATTAGAAATAGGAGGACTTTACAACTCGGctcaaaatcattaaaatatattttatatggaaaaagaACATTTTCTTAAGAAATTAAGTGAAGCGAATATGTTTAGGAAATAATGCATAGAAGAAGAGCAGGTTAACGTATTCAAATGATGGGATTTTTCACTTACGACCAGAGTTCAAGTTACGTGGGATGGCTCTGTGTTCATGTTATATGATATACACTGAATGGCCTAGAAAATGTATAGTTTTTGAGGGTAGGAGTTATTGgaaatatgttaaataaaatgtttgatatcaaGATAGCTTCAGGCCTATTTTCTACTGTTgctaaactttaattttaaaaccatatatgcttgaaaattaattattatacCTCATGTAAAATACCTAATACAAAGTCCCTATCTCTCAAAATGCACTAATTTAATGTCTCTTATGCTCTCGCGTTTACGAATAATCCCCGGGTAATAATTTTAATAACACCTGCGCAGAGGTGTCTTTTGCGCATCGAACTCAATGGATGGTATTTCAACAAATTTCAGTGGATTGCATATAGAGTTTTCATCATCCGCTTTGTTAGACGCTTATAAGAAATCTGGCCCCAAtatcacgaaaaaacttaagtaattgcttagcttagtctgttatttcaaatgcttgtttttgccctttatgcgtcttcactgttgactttttcatctatatcagacccGTACATGACTATTTCAAAGGATCAAAGTACagcaattctgaattttacagaaaatgaagtataaaaataagaCATATACTTAAGCAactacttaagttcgttatatcatGCTTAAATACAAATAccatatttgcgtgactgaaataagtactgcagacaaatactactaaccatagtttaatttagcaataaatacattggtatagaaaaaatcaatattaaataaCAATAGCTGAAGCAAtagcataattttaaaataacagacttagctaagtaattacttacgttttttcgtgaaattgggggcctgtataataaaataaataacacgtCAATGGTTTTACACCACAATTAGACATGTCGAAGTATTCAATTCAAATGGgttcattatgtatatatttcacatGTTCAAGATGTTACAATGCGTTTTTTACttggaaatgtttttaaaacttccTGTAATTCAAACCTCTTTCACTAAACGGATATAACAAATCAGGTTCCGTGACAGCTCTTTGATAACAACTAAACTTCAAAGTTAATATGCACGATATAGGCTGCATTGACACTAACACATGTATCAAATATTATaagaaaacaaatcatttttactATAGTCAAAGTAAAATCTATTTCAAGTTTTTTCTTCAAACTGGAGTTACACAGAGCTATGTTAGGTGTGCGTTTTCAAAGCTGTTCGGTTTATAATAAAATTGATTCCAGTCTCACTAGTAACCATGCCCACTACCAGTTGTGCGTCACAATATTGTATGAAATAacgtattctaatatgcttttctctgttaaaaaaCTCTTAAACACTCCTTaatgtgcggtgacg
This window of the Mercenaria mercenaria strain notata chromosome 5, MADL_Memer_1, whole genome shotgun sequence genome carries:
- the LOC123559205 gene encoding uncharacterized protein LOC123559205 encodes the protein MHFFLFPTMLIIIMATIGQSCWMVAANEPVCSRFDYEEKLLEKMVRSEIKLEQMVEEMKKTKESVATIATNMQQRAENMESNSIRLQGLTNETLTRFGEDISKEKNKLTALLTKALTRFTEDIAEEKNKLTALAEKMTPVPVVAFNARRSSTVTVSSGGTVVFDTVLMNEREGYDRAAGIFTAPHNGLYYFAAHVCNQGNTGVNYAIVVDNNQITSSTQYDNDNVYSCSSVNTVVMMKSADRAWIKCLSSSNFHHDAHRWNSFVGSLLNR